CTTATATTACCTGTATTGAAAAGAAAAAGTTTATGGATGCTTTGTATTTTGAAAAACAATTGAAACAATGCTTTTTTATCGAGACAGAAATTTATGAAAGACTCATTTTTCTCTATGCTCAAAACCTTTATCGCTATCAAAAAAACGGAAATAAGATTGCAATTATTGAAATGAAAAAATGTATTGGAGCAATAAAATTAGCAGGCAGTAACCACTTAGCAAAGATTTATGAAGGACATTTAAAAAAAGTTTTAGGGGAGGACAGTCGTCAAGCAGATATGGGAAAGAAATTGTGACTGAACTATTGAATGATATAATCATATCATCAAATAAAGGAGGACAATAAAATGGATAATCTCAAAATTATCGATTTGGAAGAATTACTAGCCAATAAATCAGCCTATGTTATTCATGATTGCGGCCCTAGTCATTCTTGTGGTGGAGGTCGGTAACGACTATCTTATTTTTATAGATGATTTGAATAATAATATCAAAAAAGAAAACGATTATAGTATTTTAAAAAAAGTAGTAATCAATATTTCAAATAACTGTAATCTTTCATGTACATACTGCTATGCTGATGGTGGTAATTACGGAATGATGAATCAACTGATGAATATTGATACAGCAGATAAAATTATTGATCAGCTAGTCTCTCGCAGAATTCAATGTATAAAGAGATTAATCCTTTTTGGAGGCGAG
This Streptococcus oralis DNA region includes the following protein-coding sequences:
- the gggA gene encoding streptosactin; the protein is MDNLKIIDLEELLANKSAYVIHDCGPSHSCGGGR